In Actinoplanes derwentensis, the following proteins share a genomic window:
- a CDS encoding S1C family serine protease: MTDLMTRPGVNEHSHDPYHRGSRVTFDLPPVHYIPPPMLTEPRDPRWKKRVAGGAAVLALIAGGGSAGAFLVENYVNGQPVQASVAGTTVSETSDLAPIVAKVQPSVVTVLVDSNQASSLGSGVVLSADGLILTNNHVIESDGTVSVRLSTGQTVPASVVATDTTHDLALVQATGLSGLTPVTFASDDSVAVGDTVLAFGAPLGLEGTVTSGIVSAQGRSLDTGDEKLSGLLQTDAAINQGNSGGALVDMSGRVIGINVAIATTGDSTGSVGLGFAIPADTVTSVVRQLQAQL; the protein is encoded by the coding sequence ATGACCGACCTGATGACGCGCCCCGGCGTGAACGAGCACAGCCACGACCCGTACCACCGGGGCAGCCGGGTCACCTTCGATCTGCCGCCGGTGCACTACATCCCGCCGCCGATGCTGACGGAGCCCCGTGACCCGCGCTGGAAGAAGCGGGTCGCCGGTGGCGCGGCGGTGCTGGCGCTGATCGCCGGTGGTGGCAGCGCGGGCGCGTTCCTGGTCGAGAACTATGTGAACGGTCAGCCCGTCCAGGCCTCGGTCGCCGGGACCACCGTCAGTGAGACCAGCGACCTGGCGCCGATCGTGGCGAAGGTGCAGCCCAGCGTCGTGACCGTGCTCGTCGACAGTAACCAGGCGTCGTCGCTCGGCTCCGGCGTGGTGCTCAGCGCCGACGGTCTGATCCTCACCAACAATCACGTGATCGAGTCGGACGGCACGGTCAGTGTCCGGCTGTCCACCGGCCAGACCGTGCCCGCCTCGGTCGTCGCGACCGACACGACTCACGATCTGGCGCTGGTGCAGGCCACCGGGCTGTCCGGGCTGACCCCGGTCACGTTCGCCTCGGACGACAGTGTCGCGGTCGGCGACACGGTGCTGGCCTTCGGTGCCCCGCTGGGCCTGGAGGGCACGGTGACCTCCGGCATCGTCTCGGCGCAGGGCCGCTCCCTGGACACCGGCGACGAGAAGTTGAGCGGCTTGCTCCAGACCGACGCCGCGATCAACCAGGGCAACTCGGGCGGCGCCTTGGTCGACATGTCCGGACGGGTGATCGGCATCAATGTCGCCATCGCCACGACCGGCGACAGCACCGGCAGTGTCGGCCTCGGTTTCGCCATCCCCGCCGACACCGTCACCAGCGTCGTCCGCCAGCTTCAGGCCCAGCTCTGA
- a CDS encoding peptidoglycan-binding protein, which yields MSARGMLNLVGNAVGGLIGWSEQVPPADPEVLRDLFADLGVRVGPDNTELTETVRYFQARTGLPSDGEAGPRTVHLLARYATEARELNRIRAA from the coding sequence ATGTCCGCACGAGGAATGCTCAACCTGGTCGGGAACGCGGTCGGTGGGCTGATCGGATGGTCGGAGCAGGTGCCACCGGCCGACCCGGAAGTGCTGCGCGACCTGTTCGCCGACCTCGGGGTCCGGGTCGGTCCCGACAACACCGAACTCACCGAGACGGTCCGCTACTTCCAGGCCCGGACCGGCTTGCCGTCGGACGGCGAGGCCGGACCGCGCACGGTTCATCTGCTGGCCCGGTACGCCACCGAGGCCCGCGAACTCAATCGGATCCGAGCCGCCTGA
- a CDS encoding TIGR03089 family protein yields the protein MSDQLITYIDDSTGERTSLTASELGDWVAATASLLSGECGLPRGSRAGVLLPPHWQTAAVLLGAWAAGIKVSFRAWSTAGLSSDTESDLDVTFVERRRVGSWLEDVPPAGFQFVLGLAPGGRDSPDVPPGYRDFPPSARAHLGAAPPHTGVTVSETATVDGTTFGEYGAAAATLASARGITAGDRVLVDVTAYEEPMIWLMAPLTAGASIVLCANLDHTRLADRIAAEGITRLL from the coding sequence ATGAGCGACCAGTTGATCACTTACATCGACGACAGCACCGGCGAGCGGACCAGCCTCACCGCCTCCGAGCTGGGCGATTGGGTCGCCGCGACGGCATCCCTGCTGTCCGGGGAGTGCGGGCTCCCCCGCGGCAGCCGGGCCGGGGTGCTGCTGCCGCCACACTGGCAGACGGCGGCGGTGCTGCTGGGCGCATGGGCGGCAGGCATCAAGGTGTCATTCCGTGCCTGGAGTACGGCTGGCCTCTCCTCAGACACGGAATCGGACCTGGACGTCACATTCGTCGAACGGCGTCGCGTCGGCAGCTGGCTGGAGGACGTACCCCCGGCCGGATTCCAGTTCGTGCTGGGCTTGGCACCGGGCGGTCGCGACTCCCCCGACGTACCGCCCGGTTATCGTGATTTCCCACCCTCCGCCCGCGCTCATCTCGGTGCGGCACCACCGCACACCGGGGTCACGGTGAGTGAGACGGCCACGGTCGACGGCACGACCTTCGGGGAGTACGGGGCCGCAGCCGCCACCCTGGCCTCAGCCCGCGGAATCACCGCCGGTGACCGGGTACTGGTGGACGTGACAGCCTACGAGGAACCGATGATCTGGCTGATGGCCCCGTTGACGGCCGGCGCATCGATAGTGCTCTGCGCCAACCTCGACCACACCCGCCTGGCCGACCGAATCGCCGCCGAGGGAATCACCCGCCTCCTCTGA
- a CDS encoding GNAT family N-acetyltransferase has translation MRIRAARDDELVELQEIERAAGELFRDIGMAAIADDEPLPVEVLAEYVSAGRAWVAVVTDPDLDDGTGRGAGRVGPLAVGDHREWVAGYLIADLVDGNVHIEQVSVHPRFSRRGVGRRLIDETAAYAERVGAAGLTLTTFAEVAWNAPYYRRCGFVVLADEAVGSGLRAVRAHEAAAGLERWARVCMGRTLGGARPMVEP, from the coding sequence GTGCGGATCCGGGCGGCGCGTGACGACGAGTTGGTGGAGCTCCAGGAGATCGAACGGGCTGCGGGAGAACTGTTCCGCGATATCGGGATGGCGGCGATCGCTGACGACGAGCCGTTGCCGGTCGAGGTGCTTGCGGAGTATGTGAGTGCCGGGCGGGCCTGGGTCGCGGTGGTCACTGATCCTGACCTTGATGACGGCACCGGTCGCGGCGCTGGCCGGGTGGGTCCGCTCGCAGTGGGAGATCATCGGGAGTGGGTGGCGGGGTATCTGATCGCTGATCTGGTGGACGGGAACGTTCATATCGAGCAGGTGTCGGTTCATCCTCGGTTCTCGCGGCGTGGGGTGGGGCGGCGGCTGATCGATGAGACTGCCGCCTATGCGGAGCGGGTGGGGGCGGCCGGGCTCACTCTCACCACGTTTGCCGAGGTCGCCTGGAATGCGCCTTACTACCGGCGGTGCGGGTTCGTAGTGCTGGCGGATGAGGCGGTCGGGAGTGGGTTGCGGGCTGTACGGGCCCATGAAGCCGCGGCCGGACTGGAGCGTTGGGCCCGGGTGTGTATGGGCCGGACGCTTGGTGGTGCGCGTCCGATGGTGGAACCTTAA